In a genomic window of Pseudoliparis swirei isolate HS2019 ecotype Mariana Trench chromosome 20, NWPU_hadal_v1, whole genome shotgun sequence:
- the LOC130211169 gene encoding uncharacterized protein LOC130211169: MMWDQHHFNTILMTSFRGKSLGRRTLDLNNVKHLVLSECDRVLEQLSMRQDFQEVFMTVHPKKQVLMFSSTLSQQMRPLCRTFMQDQEDACSPNPLPGFERLEKFCSALVEISLTEDKLTLSSEQRNTVLAAWNAVEEHDKQPQQFNQLYRTHWGNTRYCRTKRDDLVDAAVVQRLKMAKRYAPAQQDISAQHNRLMYTLVKLLWLRSPHGSRSSPEKSTILKAHERVQHRILVEDPILCKAGIPLPKINVKTVRDFIRHQERLLNLHATKQSSMVTKTASISSADLPPAPHQPAVLPPPLHPLMEYVPTPSTAGTKVLKGKDGHNQTIVPASTTTCSTIP, from the exons ATGATGTGGGACCAACACCATTTCAACACTattttgatgacatcattcagAGGCAAGAGCTTGGGACGCCGGACACTTGACCTTAACAACGTCAAGCACTTGGTCCTCAGTGAATGCGACAGAGTGTTGGAGCAGCTAA GCATGAGGCAAGATTTCCAGGAAGTCTTTATGACTGTGCATCCTAAAAAGCAGGTCCTGATGTTCAGCTCCACTCTGAGTCAGCAGATGCGACCACTCTGCCGGACATTCATGCAGGAT CAGGAGGATGCCTGCAGTCCAAACCCCCTTCCTGGCTTCGAACGGTTGGAAAAGTTCTGCTCTGCTCTGGTGGAAATTAGCCTGACAGAGGACAAGCTGACTCTTTCCAGTGAGCAGAGGAACACGGTCCTCGCAGCCTGGAATGCAGTGGAGGAGCATGACAAGCAGCCGCAGCAGTTCAACCAGCTGTACAGAACTCACTGGGGCAACACCCGGTACTGCCGCACAAAGAGGGACGATCTTGTTGACGCTGCTGTGGTCCAGAGGCTGAAGATGGCCAAGCGCTACGCACCGGCTCAACAGGACATCAGCGCTCAGCACAACAGGCTGATGTACACGCTGGTCAAACTGCTGTGGTTGCGCTCGCCTCACGGATCTCGCAGCAGTCCTGAGAAGAGCACCATCTTGAAGGCGCACGAGAGAGTCCAACACCGGATTCTGGTAGAGGATCCGATCCTGTGCAAAGCAGGCATTCCTCTGCCAAAGATCAATGTCAAAACTGTACGGGACTTCATCCGCCATCAAGAGCGCCTCCTGAACCTGCATGCCACCAAGCAGTCCTCTATGGTCACAAAAACGGCCTCAATTTCATCTGCTGACCTCCCTCCAGCACCACACCAGCCGGCAgtcctccctccacccctccaccctctGATGGAGTATGTGCCCACACCCAGCACTGCGGGGACTAAAGTGCTGAAAGGGAAGGACGGACATAATCAGACCATTGTCCCGGCCTCCACCACCACTTGTTCTACTATCCCTTAG
- the tbcb gene encoding tubulin-folding cofactor B: MDGGMTVVSNPTVNVRLTNTISSFESMRRFNRGISIAELKGKLEMIVGASPSCMDLELFSVSDVFLQKIDNNEALLGSYPVDDNCRIHVIDRSGQINEFTDVSKVEKFELPDDAYDKRTDSARSFMKKHGVGHFNEEEMAKKKADLAARMAEQKAAADVLSVGSRCKVQVPEQPMKLATVMYVGTMDFKPGHWVGVKYDEPLGKHDGTVAGKRYFECENQYGGFVKPLSVTVGDFPEENYDLDEM; encoded by the exons ATGGACGGCGGAATGACGGTAGTCTCCAATCCCACTGTGAATGTGCGCCTCACAAACACCATCTCCTCCTTTGAGTCGATGCGCAGGTTCAACAGAGGCATTAGTATAGCAGAGCTAAAG GGAAAATTGGAGATGATTGTGGGCGCATCTCCCTCCTGCATGGACCTGGAGTTGTTCAGTGTTTCTGACGTGTTCCTGCAGAAAATAGACAACAATGAAGCTTTGCTGGGTTCCTATCCTGTGGATGATAACTGCAGAATACAT GTTATTGATAGAAGTGGCCAGATCAACGAGTTCACTGATGTTTCCAAAGTGGAGAAGTTTGAACTCCCCGACGACGCCTATGATAAGAGAACCG ACTCAGCAAGGTCATTCATGAAGAAACATGGTGTTGGTCATTTCAATGAGGAAGAAATGGCCAAGAAGAAAGCTGATCTTGCTGCTCGGATGGCTGAGCAGAAGGCTGCTGCTGATGTTCTGTCTGTTGGCAGCAGATGCAAAGTGCAGGTCCCTGAGCAGCCCATGAAGCTGGCCACAGTCATGTATGTTG GTACAATGGATTTTAAGCCAGGCCACTGGGTTGGTGTGAAGTACGATGAACCCCTGGGGAAGCACGATGGAAC TGTTGCCGGGAAGAGATACTTTGAATGTGAGAACCAATATGGTGGATTTGTGAAGCCCCTGAGTGTGACTGTGGGAGACTTTCCTGAGGAGAATTACGATTTGGATGAGATGTAA